DNA from Vitis vinifera cultivar Pinot Noir 40024 chromosome 19, ASM3070453v1:
aaaattatatattttgtaaataattatttaataaattaataacaaatttgttttttttaactcattttttcacataaattgataatagtttttttaaattgcaaagtgaaagaaaaaataatagataaatattatttaacttatattaaatttagcaaataaaattaattaaatttataatatatatttataataattgtatgagtataattaattttttaattccaaattggatttataatatatttttatattaaattgtattatttctttttataatatatagataattaatggtattataatatatattaaattttttaaaatcgtttcttcaagagataattttcacctttttttttttcttttgaaaatcatcttttcaacaTATGATTTCTAAGtggttaattttatatatatatatatatatatatatatatatatatatatatatatatatatatatatatatatatatatatatatatttcagtGGAAATCGTTTTttcaagagatgatttccaacttcataaagaaaataaacatccTTTTTTCCTATTTGGTAAAAACTatcatagatttaaaattatttttttaatacggtaatttaagaattattttttaaaattagtgtACTTTTATCAAAAATCCCATTGTTTGGCCCCTGGAGATCCGGTCTTCATTGGTGGCCTTGAACACTCAAAGCAGCTAGCAGTTAATATTGTGGCAGAAGGAAgataaggaaattaaataacTCATTCTCTCATTACGTATCTAGACATGGATACGAGTCTGCATATATCCAACCCCTTTGAGTGTGGGTTTGCGCCTTGAGGTGTACTGTCAGAAGTAACCCCTTTGGGAAGTAACTGAGGCCGCCAATTTTGAACCCAATTTGAGTGGGATTGAACTGTGGGACGACCATTTAATTACTGTGTAAAGAGTCAGCTTTATGTGGGAAATTGAAGAAGTGAAGCCTCTCGTGAACATGGTGACCAATACAAGGTGCTCATGATCAGCTTGTTCTGACCACCTCATCTACCCTCCATTACTTCATTTGGCATGATTCCTTTGGGATGACAGACACCTCATCCACTTTTATTGTGTGCCTTTAGTACATATGACAAATCTCTTATAACCTTGGGCCATGTATAGAAGAGATGTGATCAAGTCAAAAACCACCACCCATGAATCTGTCTTTTGTGTTTTCCTTTGGGCTACTGTGTTTTGCCATTTACTTGGTGCGGGAGCATGCAGAAGTTATTGTACCACTGTGGATAAGATTTGAACTCGATCGGTGACATGaaaacaaatgaagaaaataaaataaaagaaaattaataatttattatgttttctttttctagtaTTTTGACTATTTTCTATTATTCAAATGAAatctaagaaaataaagagcaaaaaatgagaaaaaagaaaacattaaaaagaaattaattagatttaaaattaataaattattattacatgtgttttaaatttatttatttttatctcttatataaataaagaaaaaattcaaaacacaCAAGTTTCTAGGGACTGATTTATAATTACAACCTAAAACAAAGTCCAATTCCTATAATTATATAGAAAATCGGTTAAACATAATCAACAAAGTCCCAACTTTTACGATCAATTTAATCATTTGCATGGTGTTAATTATCTCAATAATAGTGTGTATTAATGAAGAATCAATCCTAATCAATCTCAACATTGAAGCTACAAAAATTCACCTCACCCACAAATGTGTTAGCCTAGTCTAAATCAAACTAAATTCATCAAATGTCTCCTTTAATAAGGAAGCCAAATGCTTCCCTTGATTGGTAGCCTTGGCCTCTCCCGACATCTgatcaattttgaaaaccaaacaaaagagaTTATGGGCTCTCTAAGGTCACAAATCATAACTATGATGATTGGATCAACAATATTGACGCTCTTCTTAATCGATGTGATACAATTTGTCAAGTTTGATGCTCATTACAAAACCAATTATTGCCTAATAACATCCAGGAAAATGAAGCAGATGCTTAAAATTAAGCATGGATATATCTTCATTTGGTATACTAATTCATCTTCTTAGACTCTATATATATACTTATCAATGAAGACCATATGTATATTACTATATGCTAGTTCCATGCCTCCAGCCTGTCTCTGATTATTGGTCTCCCCCACTCTCCATaacaatatatatgatattactTTATGCTAGCTTTTGAACACAAACCTCAATTAACTTTGtctaaatttcaatatattaaaaaaaaaaaaagatggcaaCCAACATATATCTTTGTTTTCATTTACCAATCAAAGCTGCTTATAGGGATTACAATAATATGCTCCTTCACATGGATAGataaattaatgagaaaataagaataaaatattgttgCAAAAAAATCTAATAGTGGTATTCTTTCATATTAATTAGATTAAAAAGATAATTCAATGAAAATAGATTACTTCTTCACCTTCTATAAGTAGAGgtttatttgagaattaaagACGTATTATCCTTGTAATACCTTTCCCATAAGTAATGTGATCATAGATTTGAACTCGATTCTTTGTAagtatatttttcctttaataagGAGTTatcttagggttttatttttttattttattttatttaaaaaaaaaaaaaaaacaactctaaTTTCACACAATCAATTTTTCACagtaaaaataagttttgtcaTCAAACATAACACAATGAGACACATCTACCATTTCAGTCTTTTCTCTCACTCTTCTCATCTTCACAATAGCAATTTTGCTTATATAACGCTACCCCTAATTCAACCCATAGAaaatactagaaaaaaaaagtataaagtaaaaaatatacttGATTTATTGTGAAAAGTatgggaagaaaataaaatatctatctTGCTTAAGCATATccttattttcctttcattttctttccttcttacCTACAGTTGCAAAGTAACTTTTTCTCCTGCATCGAGTAAATGGCAACCATAATTGGCCagaggaaaaaacaaaagacagAGACTTGTTATGTATCCTAACGGCACTATTAAAGTGGATAGATCACCACCATTATTGAAGGGTGTGTCATGAGCGCCTTCTCTTGGCCACCATAACCACCAGAGGCTTCACTTCTTTAGTTTACAACATAAAGATATTCCTTATTATTGCTTCTCCTTTAATTATTATACCACATGGCCATTTTATAATTCGAACCCATCCCAAATCCATCTAAAGTTCTAAAACAATTCCTAAATCCGTCATAAACTCGTTAATAACAAGACAAGACCGAGCAgatatccttaaaaaaaaaaaatgatcccGCCATAATAGTAAAAAGTGTTATTAAGTAGCATAGTAAAAGAGTTGTGCCACAGTTCAATCCTAATCAAACAGCACATCCCACTCAAATTGGGTTCGAAATTGGCAGTGCCAATGACTTCCCAGTTCCCAAAGGGATAGCTTCTGACAGTACACCTCAAAAGTTTGGATATGCCTATATAATATACGTATCCATGTCCAGATACAGGTGAGAGaatgatttctttccttccctTATCTTTCCGCCACAATATGTTACTGCTGCTTTGACTGTTCAAGGCCACCAATGAAGACCAGATGTTCTCTGGGGGGCAAACAATTCCTTCAAATATTTACCAACGTGGCTGTATCAtgccttaaaaaaatttcattcataaCCCCACCTCTTGCTCTCTCTGCTATAAATAGAGGCCTGTTTGGCTCTAGCCCAAGGCACATCTACAAGCAGTAGAGCAGCCAAGATGTCCTGTTCTCCCCCTTCATTCATATTCCCATTTCTCTTCCTATCCTTCATTTTACTCTCTTCTTTCACTGCTCATGCTTCTGTTCCCatcaaaaacactttcaagTATGTCAACGAAGGCGAATTCGGGCCTTATATCGTTGAGTATGGTGGAGACTACCGCACCCTTCCGATCTTTGCTTCACCCTTCCAATTTTGTTTCTATAACACCACCCCTAATGCCTACACCCTTGCTTTAAGAATGGCTATTCAGCGGACTGAGCCAATCTATCGTTGGGTGTGGGAAGCCAACCGAGGGAAACCAGTTGGAGAGAATGCAACACTAACCTTCGGCACAGATGGAAATCTTGTCTTGGCCAATGCTGATGGCAGAGTTGCTTGGCAGACCGGCACAGCCAACAAGGGCGTGGTGGGGCTCAAATTGCTTTCAAATGGGAACTTGGTGCTCCATGACTCAAAAGGTAAATTCATTTGGCAGAGTTTCGATTATCCCACTGATGTCTTGCTGGTGGATCAGTCCCTTCGAGTAGGGGGCGTAACCAAGCTTGTTAGCCGGGCATCTGCGGCAGACAACTCAGATGGGAAATATAGCTTGGTTATGGAACCCAAAAGATTGGCTATGTACTATAGGGGTACCAACTCCCCAAAGCCAATTCTCTATGCTACATCTTCAGTATGGTTTACTATTGATAAGGGTTCTCTGCAGAATGTAACTCTGACTGGTTCTCCAGATGGTCTTGGTTATGCTTATTATCTAAACTTGAACTACCATCTCTCCAACTCACCATATCCGACTGGAGGCCGTATTTTGGTTAGACCCAAGTACAATAGTACATCAACATTTCTTCGTCTTGATATGGATGGGAACATCAGATTGTATACGTATTTTGACAAGGTGGATTATCAGGGTTGGCAAGTGACCTACACTCTTTTTGATAGAGATTCAGGTGATGAGACTGAGTGCCAATTGCCAGAGCGATGTGGGAAGTTTGGCCTCTGTGAGGACAGCCAGTGTGTTGCTTGCCCATCACCAAAGGGCCTGATGGGGTGGAGCAAGGACTGTGCGCCATTGAAGCTATCTGGTTGTGGGGTAAAAGATTTTCACTACTACAAACTTGAAGGGGTTGATCAATTCACGAGCAAGTACAGTAAGGGAGATGGACCCATGAAGGAGAAGCAATGTTCGGATAAATGTACCAGGGACTGTAAGTGTCTGGGCTATTTCTACCACACACTCACATCAAGGTGTTGGATCGCATATGACCTTAACACCTTAACCAAAGTCCAGAATTCAACACATTTGGCTTACATAAAGGCACCTAATAAGTTCTGAACAGAGCACAGAGCTTTGTTGTTTGGAGTTAATCTTtgttatgatgatgatgaataaGGGGAAGTGGAAAAGATTAATGGTgaagttttcttttccttctcccTTTTGAATATATGCttgttttcctttctcttcttcttcttcttctttatgaGCATTGTAAGCTATCTGCGGATAAATGGAATGTACTAGGTTTGAAActgttattttctttgatgaGTTTTTCCAAATTCCACTATTTGACCTAATAATCGATTGTATGCAAATCTCACCCCCGCCCCCATTAAATGGTATCTATGATTTAACGAGGTGGATACCATCAACCTCTTTAACATTACCTTTGCAATGATCCTTCTATTCTTTGAttaattaacatattttaacTTACGAaaagcatatatcaaattctacTTATAAAGAATGACTGCCACCACAATTTACATGATCACAAGTCCTAAGGTTCAcccaaaaaatattatctaaatctTACCTATAAGATATCATAATGTCCATCTTAAGAATATATATTACTACGTAATTAAATCCAatgtatagaaaatatatgTCCATCTTAGGATTTATTGTTATGTGATATGCTATTTAGTTAAATGAGaaattttccaataattttcctcaaaaaaattctttttcttctcttttctccGAGCACATGCCACAATATATACCAGATCTAGGACATGATATAATATTGGGAGGTATAGCATGGGAATATCCGGTTGTTTGGCTGCTACTTTaacaatttaataatattataatgtgAGTGTAACATTGGGTCAGTTTCATacttaaataatttaatctatCTGAACTTTACAACTATGAGAGGGCCATACTGTTACCTCAAAACATGACTTTCTACTGAGAATGAATTAATCAAACAATATTTATCTGCAGACTGACATGATGAACTTGGTACCCATAGATCATCCTACTACATTGAGGAGAAAATTCAATTAATCTTAAACTTCTGATGAAGAATTTTACTAAGAAATatgtgaaaatttgaagaagaatAAAAGAAGAGTGCGGTAGTTGCCATCATACTCAACGATATAAGGCCCGAATTCGCCTTTATTGACATACTTGAAGGTACTGTTGTTGGGAACAGAAGCATGGACAGTGAAAGAAGAGATTGAAATGGAGAATAGGAAGAGAAATGAGAGTATGAATGGAGTGGGAGGAGACATCCTGGTTGCTCTATTACTTGTAGACGTGCCTTGGGCTATAGCCAAACAGGCCTCTATTTATATATAGAAGGTGGGGATTAATCTATAGTCATTGAACTATCTTTCTAGTCCAACATTTTCATCCGTTTcttcttattaatttatttctgtcCATGTGAAGGAGCATATTATAATGATCCCTGTAAGCAACTTTGATTGGGAAATGAAAACAAAGATGTTGGCTGTCgtctttctatatatatatatatatatattgcaattTAGACAAAGCCAATTGAGGTTTGTGATCATATATATTGTTATGGCAAGTGGGGGAGATCAGGAATCAGACAGATTGCAGGCTTGGAGGGACAATTGCTGCGGAAGAGTAATTTTAGTATATTTAAACTGAAttaatgtgagaaaaaaaaaaggccatgAGTCAAGGCGGCGCCGCCCACTGACCTCAGCCATTGTTGATGGCGGTGAATGCATAAGAAGACGAAGAATGAAGGTGAATCAATGAGAAGAAGACGAAAATGAAGTTTGGCAGTTTTTTTATTAGTAGAATTATTTCTTTAGAGCTGCTTTTAAgcaaattatttatcaagtgtttataagaaaatattataaaaatacgtTTTGATGAAACCTCCACTTACTTTCATTCGATCACGGATAGATCACCTAAGTTTTTGCTACGACTCCAATAAGTTCCCTTAACCAAGCCACTATCTATGAATCATCGGCTTATTCTCAAACAAGAATGCAAAAGAGCCCTTATCTCCTCCCACAGAACTTAGGGTTTTATATATTCTATCTCACTCCCTTACAGGGTTctctaaaactatttttaagaaaattaactattaaatatttctttaaaaaaaagcattacaaattgtttttcaattttttaaaaatgtttttaaaattttatcaaatgtaattttttttatataaaaaatatttttaaagttggaaatgctttttaaaaatgttGTCTAATGAATtctaagtgatttttcaattttttaaaagtattttctataaataacttttttttttcaaaaacattttttataatagaatttgtaaaaacactttcaaacaaacttgaactataccaaaaaaaaaaaaagatatatatataccatgCTTAATTTTAACCATCTGTTTCAAATACAACAAAGTAAAGTTCTGGACCCAATTTGAAACTGTGCGATGCTGTTtggttaatattttaatataattaccTCTTAGTTTTCATGAGGAACATCAATGTTTCTTGTCCTCTTTTACACTGATCAAATGTTAGTGTGaagaaaaatttgtgaaaaatattcaaaatccaAATTAACCTTAATTACTATGAGACAGATTccaatcattttccttaattaataaaatcacaTTCGTCCTCTTTATCCAAACATGCACATGCCAAAATACATATACATAGACACACCAGACCTAGGGCATGATGTAATATTGGGAGGTATGGCATGGGAACATCCAGTTGTTTGGCTGCAACtttaacaatttaaaaacattGGGTCAGTTTCGTACTTATATAATTCAATCTTATCAGAACTTTCATAACCAAGGCAAGGCCCATACTCAAggattagaattaatttatttctaatatttttttcttatggcATCTAAACATCCTTTAGTTCAAGCTAGTTATTTCTTTTACACCAATTTAATtactaaagaaaattaaaatagtttctCTAACTTCCCTCATACATCCATTTCCATTTACCACGAGAAAACAAGAGCAAGGCAAGCACTCAATcgcaaaaagaataaattttttgacATTATTTTTCACTAATATTCCCAATGCTATATATTGGGGGTGCAACAATGTCGCTCTTAAGTTTGAGAATGGGTCACCCAAACGATGATGATCAAATGCTATAAAGGGTTTAGTTTAACCTTACTTAACACTAATTGATTTTCAATGATATAATTAAAGTCCGTCACAACAACATTATGTTGAGGGAATGATTATTGGGGTGTAACAATGCTTATGAAGAAGAGAAATGAAAGTATGAATAAAGGGTTGGGGAGAAGATATTTTAGTCGTTTTACTTCTTGTCAATATGCCTTGGGCTAGAGCTTTGAAGATGCCTATGTTTGCTTTTGTATGTACAAAAGAGagcatattaatatatatatatatatatatatatatatatatgaatgagagagagagagagaaagggaattTCATATTTGTATTGAAAGTGGGAGAgaataaatatttcatatttgtatTTGAAAGTGGGagagaatgaataaataaaaaaaggttggAGAAGTGGGAGAGAATGAATctattaatttcatatttgtattGAAAGTGGGAgagattgaataaataaaaataaaaataaaaagttggagaaccatatatatttttatgcatTATGTTTGATTACCAGAATGTGACACACAAGGTGATCATGAGTTTGACTCCTCATGGACCTTGTTGGGAATTGTCCTAAATTCATCATTAGTAAAGATTCATTTtcgtaaagaatattgtataaaatatttcctaagttaatatattatttaaatattaggtttccttatagaataaggaaagttgttAGAAATacctctataaatattttaggttatgaGATGAAAAAGTCATGAAATGGAGATGgatttgtaaagactatatgagGTAGATAAAGATGTGAGAAAGAATGGGAGGTACACAATGGAGCAGGAGGACTCGTGATAGGGTATGAATATAAAGAGTgaggaaacatgggatgtttcaaGAACCCAATAGATATAACCGGTTCtatcatttgtaatattttgtattgtatagtggaatgatTCTCTCTCGTCCGTGAACGTAAGTATGGTTGGTCAAATCAcgttaaaaccttgtgttacatatgtgtaattattttatctttgtattcTTAAATTAACCTTGTGTGTATAAAAGTTTTCGTTGTCACAACACACCTTTAGTTTGTGTTGATGGTCATGCACATTCTAAGAATATCTCTAACAGGAGGAAGAtgaggaaaatcatcattatgTGACCTGTAGACTTTATACATGAATCCACACACACacagatagatagatagatagatagatatatgGCACTACATGGTTAaagggaaatgaaaaaaaagaaagtgaacTAAAATTTAGATGTCTCTTCATGGAAATTAAAGGACACCTTTGCTAATGTAGAATATGTTTTTATCCTTTCTTGGGGCTTTTTCATCCGATGCATtgatagatttttaaaattccacaTTCTAAGTGCATgtttagatatatttcttatttaataaatagacACAAAATTTGTATACTTAAAAAtgcctttaaaatttttaaaatttaaagtagtaaaaaaatatttttttttaaattttaaaaaaagaagataaatatccatttttaatataagaaattttatattttgtataaaaaaaatctatcattaaaaataaaaacaaaaagcacaTTCAAACATTGactaatattttcaaattttcagcAATTTGCAACTTTAGTTAGTCATATCTCAAAAATACCTAAAACTATTAAGACGTTGGTTTGAAGGTACATCGAGgtacaaaaatttcaaaagccAACCCAAATGTGATTACTTTGGGACAAATtccattaattaataatatttcttataaatatGCTTTTGAAGAATGCACaacatattaaatttaaaatcaaatatattgaGATTTAATTGGTCggagataatataaaataagataaaaaaaataaaataacagatCTTATCACATATTTGATTAGTAATCGaataagataaattatcttatcattattcttattttatatgcAACCAACGAAAAATGATAAGTgatagaatttattattcaccttttttttatatatatatcgcTTTTAGATAGAGTATATTAATCCTAAGCTAACAGGTGGGATGTACATATCCCATGTAGATCATACTTCTTTGCCTCGGAGGTTCAAAGGCAAGGATAAAATATGGTTTTCCTCATGATTTTAGGCCCTGTTTAGTACatgggccgggccgggcctggACATCCCTCATTTGAGTTCGAgccaaattccaaatttaatttctagcTAGCTCAAGCCCAACCCCATGCCAAAGAATTTAACAAATACGATCATGTTGGTTATTTAATTAGTAAGAGGCTTTAGTTTAGTGGGTATGTACTGTATTTTTGGGTTGGGCTCGAGCTAATAAATCAGCCCAAACTAAGCCTTATGAGGCCGGAATTGGGCAAAACTTATATGCACGTTGAACTCCACTTCGGCTCAAAATTTTCGAGTGGGCTTTGGGCCTATTGTAATAATTGAGAATTTTTagctcaatttttaaaaataaaatattttcaataaatatatgaccatatatttatttttattgcaaaaaggtcttaaagaaaatattttatttttatgtaaaagcATTTTATAAAAATGCAAGTCTTCCATACcaattgaatttgaatttgcaTTTGGGTTCTTGtatctatttaattaattttataaaaaaaaattgatgatttaaaaaaatatatataaaatgtctgtttattaatgattttcaaaaacaattttagagaatagtttttaaaaatcgttCCCTAATATTCTATAATTTAAAggtttgtttgaaaaattaaaatatttttaaccaattttaaatattttaaaaataatttttatatctaatattttatttttaattattccacatatttgtataattattttttaagatactcctaaaaaaaagtgaaaataatcaaaaaaatagttaaaagatattatttaaaaatctttttttttcttaacaataaaaaataaaaaaatagttttttattattagacgtgttttttttttttttttttttaaaaacatctactattcccaaaaaaaattccaaataagCCTAACTTCTACCTGAAGTTCTATTTTAATGTATATGAAATACTATTTcatatctaattttaaaaattatgatttca
Protein-coding regions in this window:
- the LOC100262261 gene encoding epidermis-specific secreted glycoprotein EP1, whose product is MSCSPPSFIFPFLFLSFILLSSFTAHASVPIKNTFKYVNEGEFGPYIVEYGGDYRTLPIFASPFQFCFYNTTPNAYTLALRMAIQRTEPIYRWVWEANRGKPVGENATLTFGTDGNLVLANADGRVAWQTGTANKGVVGLKLLSNGNLVLHDSKGKFIWQSFDYPTDVLLVDQSLRVGGVTKLVSRASAADNSDGKYSLVMEPKRLAMYYRGTNSPKPILYATSSVWFTIDKGSLQNVTLTGSPDGLGYAYYLNLNYHLSNSPYPTGGRILVRPKYNSTSTFLRLDMDGNIRLYTYFDKVDYQGWQVTYTLFDRDSGDETECQLPERCGKFGLCEDSQCVACPSPKGLMGWSKDCAPLKLSGCGVKDFHYYKLEGVDQFTSKYSKGDGPMKEKQCSDKCTRDCKCLGYFYHTLTSRCWIAYDLNTLTKVQNSTHLAYIKAPNKF